One part of the Coffea eugenioides isolate CCC68of chromosome 10, Ceug_1.0, whole genome shotgun sequence genome encodes these proteins:
- the LOC113749533 gene encoding calcium-dependent protein kinase 11-like, giving the protein MKKPSSSSKAPNSVLPYQTPRLREHYNLGKKLGQGQFGTTYQCTEKATGIEYACKSIPKRKLLCKEDYDDVWREIQIMHHLSEHPYVVRIKGTYEDNLFVHIIMELCHGGELFDRIVQKGHYSERKAAQLMKTIISVVEACHSLGVMHRDLKPENFLFDTADEDAKLKATDFGLSVFYKPGQYLSDVVGSPYYVAPEVLHKYYGPEADVWSAGVILYILLSGVPPFWAETDNGIFKQILKGKIDFVSDPWPQISDSAKDLIQRMLCRDPRKRITAHEVLCHPWIVDDKVAPDKPLGSAVLSRLKQFCAMNKLKKMALRVIAERLSEEEIGGLGQLFKMIDTDNSGTITFEELKQGLKRVGSELMESDIKALMNAADIDNSGTIEYGEFLAATLHMNKMEREENLLAAFTFFDKDGSGYITIDELQEACKDFGLADGQLDEMIREIDQDNDGRIDYGEFATMMRKGNAGLGSRTMRGNINISLADALGAKENLD; this is encoded by the exons ATGAAGAAGCCGTCCTCATCCTCAAAAGCTCCTAACAGTGTCCTTCCTTATCAAACTCCAAGACTTAGAGAACACTATAATCTTGGAAAGAAATTAGGCCAAGGTCAATTTGGCACTACCTACCAATGCACAGAAAAAGCCACAGGCATTGAATATGCTTGCAAATCAATTCCAAAGAGAAAGCTTTTATGCAAAGAGGACTATGATGATGTATGGAGGGAAATCCAGATCATGCACCACCTGTCTGAGCATCCATATGTTGTGAGGATTAAAGGGACCTATGAAGACAATCTGTTTGTTCACATTATCATGGAGCTGTGTCATGGTGGTGAGCTTTTTGACAGGATTGTACAAAAGGGTCATTACAGTGAGCGAAAAGCTGCACAGTTGATGAAGACTATCATTAGCGTGGTAGAGGCATGCCATTCTCTTGGGGTTATGCATAGAGATCTGAAACCTGAGAATTTCTTGTTTGATACTGCTGATGAGGATGCCAAGCTGAAGGCCACTGATTTTGGATTATCTGTCTTTTATAAACCAG GGCAATATCTTTCTGATGTTGTTGGAAGTCCCTACTATGTTGCACCTGAAGTGCTGCATAAGTACTATGGGCCTGAAGCGGATGTGTGGAGTGCTGGTGTTATTCTATACATCCTGCTATCTGGGGTTCCTCCTTTTTGGGCAG AAACGGATAATGGCATTTTCAAGCAAATATTGAAAGGGAAAATAGATTTTGTATCTGATCCTTGGCCTCAGATTTCAGATAGTGCAAAGGACTTGATACAGAGAATGCTCTGCAGGGACCCTAGAAAACGAATAACTGCCCATGAAGTACTAT GTCACCCTTGGATAGTTGATGACAAGGTAGCACCAGATAAACCTTTGGGTTCTGCAGTTTTATCCCGTCTTAAGCAGTTTTGTGCAATGAACAAACTTAAGAAGATGGCTCTGCGC GTCATAGCAGAGAGGCTATCAGAAGAAGAAATTGGTGGCTTGGGACAGTTGTTTAAGATGATTGATACAGACAACAGTGGAACAATAACTTTTGAGGAATTGAAACAGGGATTAAAAAGAGTAGGCTCTGAACTAATGGAGTCAGACATCAAAGCACTTATGAATGCG GCTGACATCGACAACAGTGGCACAATAGAGTATGGTGAATTTCTCGCTGCTACACTGCACATGAACAAGATGGAGAGAGAGGAAAACTTGCTTGCTGCTTTCACATTCTTTGACAAGGATGGTAGTGGCTACATCACAATTGATGAGctccaagaagcttgcaaagaTTTTGGATTGGCTGATGGTCAACTGGATGAGATGATCAGAGAAATTGATCAAGACAAT GACGGACGCATAGATTATGGGGAATTCGCTACAATGATGAGAAAGGGAAATGCAGGACTTGGTAGCAGAACCATGAGAGGAAATATCAACATCAGTTTGGCTGATGCCCTCggagcaaaagaaaatttggactGA